A region of Myxococcus stipitatus DSM 14675 DNA encodes the following proteins:
- a CDS encoding RagB/SusD family nutrient uptake outer membrane protein: MNISQTKKAMVALVAALGLSGCGSMEIGDLNNPSLDDFRNNPTESGVNSAATGLIIGHRANVSPPNGYVAQLGVIGREAYVFDPADPRAIDEMLGPIMDPGGGAYGGNHWAAPYANIRNANTLLAALDRVGARPSDPEKEGIRGFAKTLMALDFLVIINTRDTNGAPIDVDRPLGQLAPIEGKEAVLNHILKLLDEGNSHLANAGGAFSFRLSTGFRGFETPAAFRKFNRAVRARASVYAGKHEEALAALSESFISANAPADEASKAATLASLSVGVYHVFRPSSGDTDNGLVSRNVYAHPSLEADAEKNGTEVADDRFKRKVAKLAEAATGGGGRLSTDLRFSLYPTADTSIPIIRNEELILLRAEANIGLRNFGPAAEDINYIRTRSGRLPEKALTEATIVDALLYERRYSLMFEGGHRWLDMRRFGRLDTLPRNLSPDFPPHPWFPIPVAEIDSRK; encoded by the coding sequence ATGAATATCTCCCAGACGAAGAAGGCAATGGTGGCGCTGGTCGCCGCGCTCGGACTGAGCGGCTGCGGCAGCATGGAAATCGGGGACCTCAACAACCCCAGCCTGGATGACTTCAGGAACAACCCCACCGAGTCCGGCGTCAACAGCGCCGCCACGGGCCTCATCATCGGCCACCGCGCGAACGTGTCCCCGCCGAACGGCTACGTCGCGCAGTTGGGTGTCATCGGGCGCGAGGCCTACGTCTTCGACCCGGCGGACCCTCGCGCCATCGACGAGATGCTCGGCCCCATCATGGACCCGGGTGGCGGCGCCTACGGCGGCAACCACTGGGCGGCGCCCTACGCCAACATCCGCAACGCCAACACGCTGCTGGCGGCGCTGGACAGGGTCGGGGCGCGTCCGAGCGACCCGGAGAAGGAAGGCATCCGGGGCTTCGCGAAGACGCTCATGGCGCTGGACTTCCTGGTCATCATCAACACCCGGGACACCAACGGCGCGCCCATCGACGTGGACCGGCCGCTGGGTCAGCTGGCCCCCATCGAGGGCAAGGAGGCGGTGCTCAACCACATCCTCAAGCTGCTGGATGAGGGAAACAGCCACCTGGCCAATGCCGGAGGGGCGTTCTCCTTCCGCCTGAGCACGGGCTTCCGGGGCTTCGAGACGCCCGCGGCGTTCCGGAAGTTCAACCGCGCGGTGCGGGCGCGCGCGTCCGTGTACGCGGGCAAGCACGAGGAGGCCCTGGCGGCGCTGAGTGAGTCCTTCATCAGCGCGAACGCTCCGGCCGATGAGGCCTCGAAGGCGGCGACGCTCGCGTCCCTGAGCGTCGGCGTGTACCACGTGTTCCGCCCGTCCTCGGGTGACACGGACAACGGCCTCGTCTCCCGCAACGTCTACGCGCACCCCTCTCTGGAGGCCGACGCCGAGAAGAACGGGACCGAGGTGGCCGATGATCGCTTCAAGCGCAAGGTGGCCAAGCTGGCGGAGGCCGCCACGGGCGGAGGCGGCCGGCTGTCGACGGACCTGCGCTTCTCGCTCTACCCCACCGCCGACACCTCGATTCCCATCATCCGCAACGAGGAGCTCATCCTCCTGCGGGCGGAGGCCAACATCGGGCTGCGCAACTTCGGCCCCGCGGCGGAGGACATCAACTACATCCGCACCCGCTCCGGCCGCCTGCCGGAGAAGGCGCTCACCGAGGCGACCATCGTCGACGCGCTCCTGTACGAGCGGCGCTACTCCCTGATGTTCGAGGGTGGCCACCGGTGGCTCGACATGCGTCGCTTCGGGCGGCTGGACACGCTTCCGCGCAACCTGAGCCCGGACTTCCCGCCGCACCCGTGGTTCCCCATTCCGGTCGCTGAAATCGACAGCCGGAAGTAG
- a CDS encoding SusC/RagA family TonB-linked outer membrane protein, with product MLGRTVKGRVADRLTNEGLPLVRVIIKGTTQGVETELDGTFSLPNVPPGSVTLLFSSQDYGEREVRLGATQRELNVALDNIFSEEMVVVGRASELARKHLANSVATVNAEEMNRAPAQTVDQALQGKIAGANIQANSGAPGGGIQMRLRGVSTINGSTAPLYVIDGVLVSDAAIASGMFVVTESVRGSNPNATQDNQVNRIADINPNDIESIEVLKGASAAAIYGSKAANGVVIINTKRGKAGDPKVEITQRLGMYTLANKLGTRRFETVEEAVEVFGPRAAEFYTGKTYDHEAKLSGRRDLSSETLASVSGASGNTKYFASAMVRNDEGIIANTGYEKQSFRLNLTQGLGDAVEVNVATNLIHTLGQRGLTNNDNQTITNYMVMPTVPEFLNMDPDAAGIYPRNPFLGNGANPLQTAAMVKNDEDVWRFIGSGDATLHLFKTDEQHLRLLANAGVDRFQQENKLLFPPELNFEPVDDTLPGTSLFGTSQVRNINSGINLVHSYKPASKFMSATTSAGFQYEERRVDSKYVVSENLNAGQPGIDSGTVINVRDNESHVRDRGYYLQEELLLLDERLTVVGAIRGEQTSANGNPHKLYFYPKLATAYRIPATIPLVHELKVRVAYGETGNQPQYGMRFNGMNSRSNVQGSPGLIGTGVAGDPNIRPERQREIEAGIDALLFDGDVMLELSVYQRAISDMLLQRVLPGSTGFTTQFVNGGSLRNRGLEAMVQVTPVRGAFEWTSSATFALNRSKVTDLPVAPFQAGGFGNSLGSFYIEEGQSATQIVGNIGRDANNVPIVGKIGDTEPTFTMGFANTLRYEDFSLSFLWHWQQGSDIINLTRYLYDDAGTSEDFETAGRQRVQDRTRSAAVYIEDASFLKLREVTFSYNLPKQWVSAIPKVQSARLSISGRNLLTFTGYSGLDPEVSNFGNQAIARNIDVAPFPPSRSFWTSLDVGF from the coding sequence GTGCTGGGGCGCACCGTGAAGGGTCGCGTCGCGGACCGGCTCACGAACGAAGGTCTGCCCCTGGTGCGCGTCATCATCAAGGGCACCACGCAGGGCGTGGAGACGGAGCTGGACGGCACGTTCTCGCTGCCCAACGTCCCGCCGGGCTCCGTCACGCTGCTCTTCTCCAGCCAGGACTACGGCGAGCGTGAAGTGCGCCTGGGCGCCACCCAGCGGGAGCTCAACGTCGCGCTCGACAACATCTTCTCCGAGGAGATGGTCGTCGTGGGTCGCGCCAGTGAGCTGGCCCGTAAGCACCTGGCCAACTCCGTGGCCACGGTCAACGCGGAGGAGATGAACCGCGCTCCGGCCCAGACGGTCGACCAGGCCCTCCAGGGCAAGATTGCCGGCGCCAACATCCAGGCCAACTCCGGCGCCCCGGGCGGCGGTATCCAGATGCGCCTGCGCGGCGTGTCCACCATCAACGGCTCCACGGCGCCGCTCTACGTCATCGACGGCGTGCTCGTCAGCGACGCGGCCATCGCCTCCGGCATGTTCGTGGTGACCGAGTCCGTGCGCGGCTCCAACCCGAACGCCACGCAGGACAACCAGGTCAACCGCATCGCGGACATCAACCCCAACGACATCGAGAGCATCGAGGTCCTCAAGGGCGCGTCCGCCGCCGCCATCTACGGCTCCAAGGCCGCCAACGGCGTCGTCATCATCAACACCAAGCGCGGCAAGGCCGGCGACCCCAAGGTCGAAATCACCCAGCGCCTGGGCATGTACACGCTGGCCAACAAGCTGGGCACCCGCCGCTTCGAGACCGTCGAGGAGGCCGTGGAGGTCTTCGGCCCTCGCGCCGCGGAGTTCTACACGGGCAAGACGTATGACCACGAGGCGAAGCTGTCCGGCCGTCGGGACCTGTCCTCGGAGACGCTCGCCAGCGTGAGCGGCGCCAGCGGCAACACGAAGTACTTCGCCTCCGCGATGGTCCGCAACGACGAGGGCATCATCGCCAACACGGGCTACGAGAAGCAGTCGTTCCGCCTCAACCTGACGCAGGGGCTGGGCGACGCGGTGGAGGTCAACGTCGCCACCAACCTCATCCACACGTTGGGCCAGCGCGGCCTCACCAACAACGACAACCAGACCATCACCAACTACATGGTGATGCCCACGGTGCCCGAGTTCCTGAACATGGACCCGGACGCCGCCGGCATCTATCCGCGCAACCCGTTCCTCGGCAACGGCGCCAACCCGCTGCAGACGGCGGCGATGGTGAAGAACGACGAGGACGTGTGGCGCTTCATCGGCTCCGGTGATGCCACCCTCCACCTGTTCAAGACGGATGAGCAGCACCTGCGCCTGCTGGCCAACGCGGGCGTGGACCGCTTCCAGCAGGAGAACAAGCTGCTGTTCCCGCCCGAGCTCAACTTCGAGCCGGTCGACGACACCCTCCCGGGCACGTCGCTGTTCGGCACCAGCCAGGTGCGCAACATCAACAGCGGCATCAACCTGGTGCACTCGTACAAGCCCGCCTCGAAGTTCATGTCGGCCACGACGTCCGCCGGCTTCCAGTACGAGGAGCGCCGCGTCGACTCCAAGTACGTCGTCAGCGAGAACCTCAACGCGGGTCAGCCGGGCATCGACTCCGGCACCGTCATCAACGTTCGCGACAACGAGTCGCACGTCCGGGACCGCGGCTACTACCTCCAGGAGGAGCTGCTCCTCCTGGATGAGCGCCTGACGGTGGTGGGCGCCATCCGTGGCGAGCAGACCAGCGCCAACGGCAACCCCCACAAGCTCTACTTCTACCCGAAGCTGGCGACCGCCTACCGCATCCCGGCGACCATCCCGCTCGTGCACGAGCTGAAGGTGCGCGTGGCCTACGGTGAGACGGGCAACCAGCCGCAGTACGGCATGCGGTTCAACGGCATGAACTCGCGCTCCAACGTGCAGGGCTCACCGGGCCTCATCGGCACGGGCGTCGCGGGTGACCCGAACATCCGTCCGGAGCGGCAGCGCGAAATCGAGGCAGGTATCGACGCCCTCCTCTTCGACGGCGACGTGATGCTGGAGCTGTCCGTGTACCAGCGCGCCATCAGCGACATGCTGCTGCAGCGCGTCCTGCCGGGCTCCACGGGCTTCACGACCCAGTTCGTCAACGGGGGTTCGCTGCGCAACCGCGGCCTGGAGGCCATGGTGCAGGTGACGCCGGTGCGCGGCGCCTTCGAGTGGACGAGCTCCGCGACGTTCGCCCTCAACCGCAGCAAGGTGACGGACCTGCCGGTCGCGCCCTTCCAGGCGGGTGGCTTCGGCAACTCCCTGGGTTCGTTCTACATCGAGGAGGGCCAGTCGGCGACGCAGATTGTCGGCAACATCGGCCGCGACGCGAACAACGTCCCCATCGTCGGGAAGATTGGCGACACCGAGCCCACCTTCACCATGGGCTTCGCCAACACGCTGCGCTACGAGGACTTCAGCCTGTCCTTCCTGTGGCACTGGCAGCAAGGCAGCGACATCATCAACCTGACGCGCTACCTCTACGACGACGCGGGCACGTCCGAGGACTTCGAGACGGCCGGCCGCCAGCGCGTCCAGGACCGCACCCGGAGCGCCGCCGTCTACATCGAGGATGCGTCCTTCCTGAAGCTGCGCGAGGTGACGTTCAGCTACAACCTGCCCAAGCAGTGGGTGTCCGCGATTCCGAAGGTGCAGAGCGCGCGGCTGAGCATCAGCGGCCGCAACCTGCTGACGTTCACCGGCTACTCGGGTCTGGACCCCGAGGTGAGCAACTTCGGCAACCAGGCCATCGCCCGCAACATCGACGTCGCCCCCTTCCCCCCCAGCCGCAGCTTCTGGACGTCGCTCGACGTCGGGTTCTAA
- a CDS encoding protein-glutamate methylesterase/protein-glutamine glutaminase codes for MSERTPVSVLVVDDSAQNRYTLTRLLESTPDVRVLDRAADGEEGLKKVLELKPDVVTLDLEMPKLGGFTFLRLLMRTSPTPVIVISSYAHRSDVFKALELGAFDFIAKPARGTQEELEKMRVELLEKVHAALHVRPGQRHASPGARALAVAGELPLVVAVGASTGGPPAVQRVLEGLASEPTPCVLVSQHMPAQFTRAFAERLDRIGPFTVTEASEGDVVQPGHVYIAPGGRHLVVVERGTRLELHTPPPTPLDKYAPSVDRLFTSVAQVLGNRALAVVLTGMGADGAQGAREIQRAGGEVWAESEETAVVFGMPGEAVAAGAVKRVLRLGEIGPALAAWARKRR; via the coding sequence ATGAGCGAGCGGACTCCTGTCTCGGTGCTGGTCGTCGACGACTCGGCGCAGAACCGCTACACGCTGACCCGGTTGCTGGAGTCCACGCCCGACGTGCGCGTCCTCGATCGGGCGGCGGATGGTGAGGAGGGGCTGAAGAAGGTCCTGGAGCTGAAGCCGGACGTGGTGACGCTGGACCTGGAGATGCCCAAGCTGGGGGGCTTCACGTTCCTCCGGCTCCTGATGCGCACGTCGCCCACGCCGGTCATCGTCATCTCCAGCTACGCGCACCGCTCGGATGTCTTCAAGGCGCTGGAGCTGGGGGCCTTCGACTTCATCGCCAAGCCCGCGCGAGGCACGCAGGAAGAGCTCGAGAAGATGCGCGTGGAGCTGCTCGAGAAGGTGCACGCGGCGCTGCACGTGCGGCCCGGACAGCGTCACGCGTCGCCGGGGGCACGTGCGCTCGCGGTGGCGGGGGAGCTTCCGCTGGTGGTGGCGGTGGGCGCGTCGACGGGAGGTCCGCCCGCGGTGCAGCGCGTCCTGGAGGGGCTCGCCTCGGAGCCGACACCTTGTGTGCTGGTGAGTCAGCACATGCCCGCGCAGTTCACCCGGGCCTTCGCGGAGCGGCTGGACCGCATCGGCCCGTTCACGGTGACGGAGGCGAGCGAGGGGGATGTGGTGCAGCCGGGCCACGTCTACATCGCCCCGGGAGGCCGACACCTCGTGGTGGTGGAGCGAGGCACTCGCCTGGAGCTGCACACCCCGCCCCCCACGCCCTTGGACAAGTACGCGCCGAGCGTCGACCGGCTCTTCACCAGCGTGGCTCAGGTGCTGGGCAATCGAGCGCTGGCGGTGGTGCTGACGGGGATGGGCGCGGATGGAGCCCAGGGGGCGCGGGAGATTCAGCGCGCGGGCGGCGAGGTCTGGGCCGAGTCCGAGGAGACGGCGGTGGTCTTCGGCATGCCGGGGGAGGCCGTCGCGGCGGGGGCGGTGAAGCGGGTGCTCCGGCTGGGAGAGATTGGACCCGCCCTGGCGGCATGGGCCCGGAAGCGGCGGTGA
- a CDS encoding NAD(P)-dependent oxidoreductase, translating to MKLGFVGLGNMGLPMAKNLLAAGHEVVVWNRTAARAEPLVQKGARVAATPAEAAKGAEVVFSMLADDRAAEAVALGPRGIIEGLAKGAVHVSSSTISVALSQKLTDAHASAGQGYVSSPVFGRPEAADAKQLWVLAAGAKADVERCRPALEALGRGLTVLGEQASLANVAKLSGNFLIAAMLETLAEAFAFTRKSGIEPRQFMELFQNVFARSPIFERYAQAIADEKYSPAGFAMRLGLKDVGLVLEAARAAEVPMPLASLVRDQYLGGVAQGHGDLDWSALGALVAERAGLPGPR from the coding sequence ATGAAGCTGGGGTTCGTGGGACTGGGCAATATGGGCTTGCCCATGGCGAAGAACTTGCTCGCCGCGGGGCATGAGGTCGTGGTGTGGAACCGCACCGCCGCGAGAGCCGAGCCCTTGGTCCAGAAAGGCGCCCGCGTGGCGGCCACGCCCGCGGAGGCGGCCAAGGGCGCGGAGGTCGTCTTCAGCATGCTCGCGGATGACCGCGCGGCGGAGGCGGTGGCGCTGGGGCCTCGAGGCATCATCGAGGGGCTGGCGAAGGGCGCGGTGCACGTCTCCTCGAGCACCATCTCCGTGGCGCTCTCCCAGAAGCTGACGGATGCCCACGCGAGCGCGGGGCAGGGCTATGTCTCCTCGCCCGTGTTCGGCCGGCCCGAGGCCGCTGACGCGAAGCAGCTCTGGGTGCTGGCCGCGGGCGCGAAGGCGGACGTGGAGCGCTGCCGGCCCGCGCTGGAGGCCCTGGGGCGGGGGCTGACGGTGCTCGGTGAGCAGGCGTCGCTGGCCAACGTGGCGAAGCTGTCCGGCAACTTCCTCATCGCGGCGATGCTGGAGACGCTCGCGGAGGCGTTCGCCTTCACGCGCAAGTCCGGCATCGAGCCGCGGCAGTTCATGGAGCTGTTCCAGAACGTCTTCGCGCGCTCGCCCATCTTCGAGCGCTACGCCCAGGCCATCGCCGACGAGAAGTACTCGCCCGCGGGCTTCGCCATGCGGTTGGGGCTCAAGGACGTGGGGCTGGTGCTGGAGGCGGCGCGCGCGGCGGAGGTGCCCATGCCGCTGGCCAGCCTCGTGCGGGACCAGTACCTGGGGGGCGTGGCTCAAGGGCACGGGGACCTGGACTGGTCCGCCTTGGGGGCGCTCGTCGCGGAGCGCGCCGGCCTGCCCGGGCCTCGGTGA
- a CDS encoding CheR family methyltransferase, with amino-acid sequence MARFDDSRPEMSAEEFRLLRDHVYSHCGILVHEDMKFVMERRLWPRLEVLGAPDFSAYHRYLRYDANRHVELEAAVESLTTHETYFFREPSQLKAFREELLPTLEKRNARTRRLRLWSAGCSSGEEAYTLAMLLKEERRFDDWDVEVYGTDISRRVLAMARRAEYGPSALRATSADLLERFFLPTGHAKVRVRDEVRAMVSFGHHNLLDEAGSQLVAKMDAVFCRNVMIYFDQSARRKVLRILRDRLVPGGYLLLGHSENLLNLGADFELVHLRGDLVYRRPELPGLLGSESR; translated from the coding sequence GTGGCTCGCTTCGACGACAGCCGACCGGAGATGTCCGCGGAGGAGTTCCGGCTCCTCCGAGACCACGTGTACTCGCACTGCGGCATCCTGGTGCATGAGGACATGAAGTTCGTGATGGAGCGGCGCCTGTGGCCTCGCCTGGAGGTGCTGGGTGCCCCGGACTTCAGCGCGTACCACCGCTACCTGCGCTACGACGCCAACCGGCACGTGGAGCTGGAAGCCGCCGTTGAATCCCTCACGACGCACGAGACGTACTTCTTCCGGGAGCCCTCGCAGCTGAAGGCGTTCCGCGAGGAGCTGCTCCCGACCCTGGAGAAGCGCAACGCCCGCACGCGTCGGCTGCGGCTGTGGTCCGCGGGCTGCTCCTCCGGCGAGGAGGCGTACACGCTGGCGATGCTCCTCAAGGAGGAGCGCCGCTTCGACGACTGGGACGTGGAGGTCTACGGCACGGACATCTCCCGGCGCGTGCTGGCGATGGCTCGGCGCGCGGAGTACGGACCCTCCGCGCTGCGCGCCACGTCGGCGGACCTGCTGGAGCGCTTCTTCCTTCCGACGGGGCACGCGAAGGTGCGGGTGCGCGACGAGGTCCGCGCGATGGTGTCCTTCGGCCACCACAACCTGCTGGACGAAGCGGGCAGTCAGCTCGTGGCGAAGATGGACGCGGTGTTCTGCCGCAACGTGATGATCTACTTCGACCAGTCCGCGCGCCGGAAGGTGCTGCGCATCCTGCGGGACCGGTTGGTGCCTGGAGGATATCTGCTGCTGGGGCACTCGGAGAACCTGCTGAACCTGGGCGCGGACTTCGAGCTGGTCCACCTGCGAGGAGACTTGGTGTACCGCCGGCCCGAGCTGCCAGGGCTGCTGGGGAGCGAGTCCCGATGA
- a CDS encoding response regulator has product MTQQIRALVVDDSQAMRRSIMYALQRISGMVCTEAQDGAEGLKKLTQGRFDLVLTDINMPLMDGLKLIHHIRQATDHRGVPIVVITTEGAAADRERAMNLGASAYLVKPVQAKVVMDTVRDLLKLD; this is encoded by the coding sequence ATGACGCAGCAGATTCGAGCCCTGGTGGTGGACGACTCGCAGGCCATGCGGCGCAGCATCATGTACGCGCTGCAGCGCATCAGCGGGATGGTCTGCACGGAGGCCCAGGACGGTGCCGAGGGGCTGAAGAAGTTGACCCAGGGGCGCTTCGACCTGGTGCTCACCGACATCAACATGCCGTTGATGGATGGGCTGAAGCTCATCCACCACATCCGGCAGGCGACGGACCATCGGGGCGTGCCCATCGTCGTCATCACCACCGAAGGCGCCGCGGCGGACCGCGAGCGGGCGATGAACCTGGGCGCGAGCGCGTACCTGGTGAAGCCCGTGCAGGCCAAGGTGGTGATGGACACGGTGCGCGACCTGTTGAAGCTGGACTGA
- a CDS encoding ABC transporter ATP-binding protein produces MDFVLRVANLEKSYGALKAVQGLSFAVAPGEVLGLVGPNGAGKTSTLRCLAGILPPTSGRVVVAGYDLAKDSVEAKRELAFLPDEPRFFDYLTVWEHLNFTARLYNVEDWEARGRALLEEMELTGKEKALPSELSRGMKQKLSIACGFLHSPKLILLDEPLTGLDPIGIRRMKDSLRRRAEEGAALVLSSHLLPLVEELCHRLLVIAGGRAMALGSLDAIRARLSGPDAANASLEDLFVRITSGARTETPSP; encoded by the coding sequence ATGGACTTCGTCCTTCGAGTCGCGAACCTGGAGAAGAGCTACGGCGCGCTGAAGGCCGTGCAGGGGCTGTCCTTCGCGGTCGCTCCGGGAGAGGTCCTGGGGCTCGTGGGGCCCAACGGTGCGGGCAAGACGTCCACGCTGCGCTGTCTCGCGGGCATCCTTCCGCCCACCTCGGGGCGGGTGGTGGTGGCGGGCTACGACCTGGCGAAGGACTCGGTGGAGGCGAAGCGGGAGCTGGCCTTCCTTCCGGACGAGCCCCGCTTCTTCGACTACCTCACGGTGTGGGAGCACCTGAACTTCACGGCGCGCCTCTACAACGTGGAGGACTGGGAGGCGCGAGGCCGCGCGTTGCTGGAGGAGATGGAGCTGACGGGCAAGGAGAAGGCGCTGCCGAGCGAGCTGTCGCGCGGCATGAAGCAGAAGCTCTCCATCGCCTGCGGCTTCCTCCACTCGCCCAAGCTCATCCTCCTGGACGAGCCGCTCACGGGCCTGGACCCCATCGGCATCCGCCGCATGAAGGACTCGCTGCGCCGGCGCGCGGAGGAGGGCGCGGCGTTGGTGTTGTCCTCGCACCTGTTGCCGCTGGTGGAGGAGCTGTGTCACCGGCTGCTCGTGATTGCCGGTGGACGCGCCATGGCGCTGGGCAGCCTGGATGCGATTCGGGCGCGGCTGAGCGGTCCGGATGCGGCGAATGCGTCGCTGGAGGACCTGTTCGTGCGCATCACCAGCGGCGCGAGGACGGAGACGCCCTCCCCGTGA
- a CDS encoding putative ABC exporter domain-containing protein, which yields MSFERAVAFLWLASTRNRLRVQLQRLRRPRYLLGALVGLGYIYFFFLRRLDFSPGMRQVPDGVRLFAELSLVSSALVTVFSSWTLGPDRPSLTFSESEVVRLFPAPVTRRALLHYKLVRGWMGAGVGALFATLFVGRLVGSTQGFFFVGAWLSLGTLYLHTTAASFVRTRLLAWGTRGQVLRWSGVGLVLAGVVLAGFSALESHPFPRTVGTQGVLRNWMQALLATPELGIVLWPGRLLVAPALARTSGDFVSALLPVGVLLVAHYAWVRAAAVPFEESAVEQAETRTRERAQQGEGAPARGVSLSSRKTPFRLSARGRPEVGLIWKNLIIRRRMAGGMVSVLAALLVGTVVVATMGEVRLFTDTRRVLGPMALALAAMLAVVGPSAFRMDLRMDLPKLDLLRALPLAGWQVVGAELAASALVLGALQLGLLAVGLVSGPGAEDAWLVTWWWPGGLALVMVLPSVALAGLFVQNAAVVLFPSWVPADRAGGSRGIEALGQRLVTLMGSLVVSLVGLLPAVIVGSLVGFVLAGALDVWAAPIAGAAASAVLLGEVVFGVFWLGRAFEHLDISEERS from the coding sequence GTGAGCTTCGAGCGCGCGGTGGCCTTCCTGTGGCTTGCGTCCACGCGCAATCGCTTGAGGGTCCAGCTCCAGCGACTGCGCAGGCCGCGCTACCTCCTGGGCGCGCTGGTGGGGCTGGGCTACATCTACTTCTTCTTCCTGCGGCGCTTGGACTTCTCGCCCGGCATGAGACAGGTGCCGGACGGGGTGCGCCTGTTCGCGGAGCTGTCGCTCGTGTCCTCCGCGCTCGTCACGGTGTTCTCCTCGTGGACCCTGGGGCCGGACCGTCCCTCGCTGACCTTCTCCGAGTCGGAGGTGGTGCGGCTGTTTCCCGCCCCCGTCACACGGCGCGCGCTGCTGCACTACAAGCTGGTGCGCGGCTGGATGGGCGCGGGCGTGGGCGCGCTGTTCGCGACCCTGTTCGTGGGGCGGCTGGTGGGCTCGACGCAGGGCTTCTTCTTCGTGGGCGCGTGGCTCTCGCTCGGGACGCTGTACCTGCACACGACGGCCGCGTCCTTCGTTCGCACGCGCCTGTTGGCCTGGGGGACGCGAGGGCAGGTGCTTCGCTGGAGCGGGGTGGGGCTGGTGCTCGCGGGGGTGGTGCTCGCGGGCTTCTCCGCGCTGGAGTCACACCCATTCCCCAGGACGGTGGGCACGCAGGGGGTCCTGCGGAACTGGATGCAGGCGCTGCTGGCCACGCCAGAGTTGGGCATCGTGCTGTGGCCTGGGCGCCTGTTGGTGGCGCCCGCTCTCGCGCGGACCTCCGGGGACTTCGTCTCCGCGCTCCTCCCCGTGGGCGTGCTCCTGGTGGCGCACTACGCCTGGGTGCGCGCGGCGGCGGTGCCTTTCGAGGAGTCCGCGGTGGAGCAGGCCGAGACGCGCACGCGCGAGCGCGCCCAGCAGGGAGAAGGTGCTCCCGCGCGCGGGGTGTCGCTCTCCTCGCGGAAGACGCCCTTCCGGTTGTCGGCGCGGGGACGTCCCGAGGTGGGGCTCATCTGGAAGAACCTCATCATCCGCAGGCGGATGGCGGGAGGCATGGTGTCGGTGCTGGCCGCGCTGCTGGTGGGCACCGTCGTGGTGGCGACGATGGGAGAGGTCCGCCTCTTCACGGACACGCGGCGGGTGCTGGGGCCCATGGCGCTGGCGCTGGCGGCGATGCTCGCGGTGGTGGGGCCGAGCGCCTTTCGCATGGACCTGCGGATGGACCTGCCCAAGCTGGACTTGCTGCGCGCGTTGCCGCTCGCGGGCTGGCAGGTGGTGGGCGCGGAGCTGGCGGCCTCCGCGCTGGTGCTGGGCGCGCTGCAACTGGGCCTGCTGGCCGTCGGCCTGGTGAGTGGCCCTGGCGCGGAGGACGCGTGGCTGGTGACGTGGTGGTGGCCGGGAGGACTGGCGCTGGTGATGGTGCTGCCCTCGGTCGCGCTGGCGGGGCTGTTCGTGCAGAACGCGGCGGTGGTCCTGTTCCCCTCGTGGGTGCCCGCGGACAGGGCAGGGGGCTCCCGGGGCATCGAGGCGCTGGGGCAGCGCCTGGTGACGCTGATGGGCTCGCTGGTGGTGTCGCTGGTGGGGTTGTTGCCCGCGGTGATCGTGGGGAGCCTGGTGGGCTTCGTCCTCGCTGGCGCACTGGATGTCTGGGCCGCTCCCATCGCGGGTGCGGCGGCGTCGGCGGTGCTGCTGGGGGAGGTGGTGTTCGGCGTGTTCTGGCTCGGCCGCGCTTTTGAACACCTGGATATCTCCGAGGAGCGTTCTTAG